A stretch of Bifidobacterium sp. ESL0704 DNA encodes these proteins:
- a CDS encoding SPFH domain-containing protein, which translates to MAGLIFLIVVLIIIIGLIIAGIFVVPQQQAYVIERFGKFLKVQLAGIHLKIPFVDRIATKTNMRVNQLNVKLETKTLDNVFVTVVASTQFRVDPNNVATAYYELRDPAGQLRSYVEDALRSAIPALSLDDAFAKKDDVAADVQKTVGGEMAKFGFTVVKTLITAIDPSPAVKTAMDSINAAQREKEATRQRADAQRIQIETQATADAEKTRLQGEGQANYRREIANGIVDQIKSLQAVGMNIADVNNVVLFNQYLDVMRSLSESGNAKTVVLPASTPGGYQQLFDEVTKAMVTSNEAK; encoded by the coding sequence ATGGCAGGACTCATTTTCCTGATTGTCGTTCTGATTATCATCATTGGGCTGATTATCGCTGGTATTTTCGTGGTGCCGCAGCAGCAGGCCTACGTCATCGAACGTTTCGGCAAGTTCCTGAAGGTGCAATTGGCCGGTATTCATCTCAAGATTCCGTTCGTCGACCGCATCGCTACCAAGACCAATATGCGCGTCAACCAGCTGAACGTCAAACTCGAGACCAAAACGCTCGACAACGTCTTCGTCACCGTCGTCGCCTCCACGCAGTTCCGTGTCGATCCCAACAACGTGGCCACCGCCTACTACGAGCTGCGCGATCCGGCGGGCCAGCTGCGCAGCTATGTCGAGGATGCGTTGCGTAGCGCCATCCCCGCGCTCTCGCTCGATGACGCGTTCGCCAAGAAGGACGACGTCGCCGCCGACGTGCAGAAGACGGTGGGCGGCGAGATGGCGAAGTTCGGTTTCACCGTCGTCAAGACGCTGATCACCGCCATCGACCCGAGCCCCGCGGTCAAGACCGCGATGGATTCCATCAACGCCGCCCAGCGCGAGAAGGAAGCCACCCGCCAGCGTGCCGATGCCCAGCGCATCCAGATCGAGACGCAGGCCACCGCCGACGCCGAAAAGACCCGTCTGCAGGGTGAAGGCCAGGCCAATTACCGCCGTGAGATCGCCAACGGCATCGTCGACCAGATTAAGAGCCTGCAGGCCGTGGGCATGAACATCGCCGACGTCAACAACGTGGTGCTCTTCAACCAGTACCTCGACGTGATGCGCTCATTGAGCGAGTCGGGCAACGCCAAGACCGTTGTGCTTCCGGCGTCCACGCCCGGCGGCTACCAGCAGCTCTTCGACGAGGTCACCAAGGCCATGGTCACCTCCAACGAGGCGAAGTAG
- a CDS encoding patatin family protein encodes MTKTALIDVGGGFRSIYGAGVMDRLMDFRLTFDKCYGVSAGSANMISYISGQRGRTYTFYTKYASRKEYASADNFIKLHNYANLDYIYGTLSNSDGEYPVDYPAFAASPTQFTVVACDARNGYARYFDKSDVHQDDYDIMKASSAVPVACEPYVIDGIPYYDGGIADPIPVELAINEGYDRIVLILTHQRDFIREAKKDAAPAALLKRSYPAAAERLKHRYRTYNEEMQVAEKLAAEGKVLILAPDDLCGLDTLSKTDEGLEAMYRKGLAAAEAVPEFLAN; translated from the coding sequence ATGACGAAAACCGCTTTGATCGATGTCGGAGGAGGCTTCCGTTCCATTTACGGGGCAGGCGTGATGGATCGGCTTATGGACTTTAGGCTCACATTCGACAAATGCTACGGCGTATCCGCAGGCAGTGCGAACATGATCTCCTATATCTCCGGGCAACGCGGACGCACGTACACGTTCTATACGAAGTATGCCAGCCGCAAGGAATACGCGAGCGCGGACAACTTCATCAAGCTGCATAATTACGCCAACCTGGACTATATCTACGGCACCCTTTCCAACTCGGATGGTGAATATCCGGTCGATTACCCCGCCTTCGCCGCCTCACCCACGCAGTTCACCGTGGTGGCCTGCGACGCCCGCAACGGCTACGCTCGCTATTTCGACAAATCCGATGTGCATCAGGACGATTACGACATCATGAAAGCCTCCAGCGCGGTACCGGTGGCCTGCGAACCCTACGTCATCGACGGTATCCCCTATTACGACGGAGGCATCGCCGATCCGATTCCCGTTGAGCTGGCGATCAACGAGGGCTACGACCGTATCGTGCTCATCCTCACCCACCAGCGTGACTTCATACGCGAGGCGAAGAAGGACGCCGCGCCCGCAGCGCTTCTGAAACGCTCCTACCCTGCCGCTGCCGAACGGCTCAAGCACCGCTATCGCACCTATAACGAGGAGATGCAGGTCGCCGAAAAGCTAGCGGCAGAAGGCAAGGTGCTGATCCTCGCTCCCGACGACCTGTGCGGGCTCGATACGCTGAGCAAGACCGACGAAGGTCTGGAAGCGATGTACCGCAAGGGGTTGGCTGCAGCCGAGGCCGTACCTGAATTCCTCGCCAACTGA
- the murI gene encoding glutamate racemase: MASNAPIGVFDSGLGGISVVREIRREMPNEHIIYFGDSANAPYGTKTPEEVRRLSFAIVERFIAMGVKAIVIACNTATSAAVDDLRATYDLPIISMEPALKVACDRGHGLPQRVIVAATPLTLREKKFTALMHRFSADNTIYRQPCPDLVEIVEHDQLEDHDLVMATLHRYFDVYDLDTIDSVVLGCTHFVFYRDYFRELLPASTAIIDGNEGTVRHLHDLLEASHELAASDAQGGVTLENSDTSERMAVLAAKRLDS, encoded by the coding sequence ATGGCATCAAACGCTCCGATAGGCGTGTTCGACTCGGGACTGGGCGGTATCTCGGTGGTACGGGAAATCCGCAGGGAAATGCCCAACGAACACATCATCTATTTCGGTGATTCGGCCAACGCCCCCTACGGCACCAAGACACCGGAAGAAGTGCGCAGGCTTTCCTTCGCCATCGTCGAACGATTCATCGCCATGGGCGTCAAGGCCATCGTCATCGCCTGCAACACCGCCACTTCGGCCGCCGTCGACGATCTGCGCGCGACCTACGACCTGCCTATCATCAGCATGGAGCCGGCGCTGAAAGTGGCCTGCGATCGCGGGCACGGATTGCCGCAACGCGTCATCGTCGCCGCCACCCCGTTGACACTTCGCGAAAAGAAATTCACCGCGCTGATGCACCGTTTCAGTGCCGACAACACCATCTACCGTCAGCCCTGCCCCGACCTCGTGGAAATCGTGGAGCACGATCAGCTGGAGGACCACGACCTGGTCATGGCCACCTTGCATCGCTATTTCGACGTCTATGACCTCGATACCATCGATTCCGTAGTACTCGGCTGCACGCATTTCGTCTTCTACCGCGACTATTTCCGCGAGCTGCTCCCCGCCTCCACCGCCATCATCGACGGCAACGAGGGCACCGTCCGCCACCTGCACGACCTGCTCGAAGCCTCCCATGAACTGGCCGCTTCCGACGCCCAAGGCGGCGTGACCCTGGAAAACTCGGACACCAGCGAGCGCATGGCCGTCCTGGCCGCCAAACGCCTCGATTCCTGA
- the dapF gene encoding diaminopimelate epimerase — translation MSLAQYVYKGNGTGNDFVIYLDREGRFEPTDEEVRHVCDRHFGIGADGLIRLTKPEYVSDLSSEQIALCRQDGAQWFMDYRNADGTLAEMCGNGTRVTTLLAQRAGIAEAPGGTPFRLGTRAGAKTLRSLGALAPYGDDVFQVSLGAGRIGDLDTYRVTIDGTPGEAVGTYVDMGNPHVVSVLEDGKATLPAVEDLNLVVKPTVTPSIKTDQNVEFVRIDACDKAAGTGRATMRVNERGCGETLSCGTGLGATSVTLRAKTGVSHWDISIRGGLVHVDVSDDDVLLTGAAAIVAKVELL, via the coding sequence ATGAGTCTTGCGCAATATGTCTATAAAGGCAACGGCACCGGCAACGATTTCGTCATCTACCTCGATCGCGAGGGCAGGTTCGAGCCGACCGACGAGGAGGTCCGCCATGTCTGCGATCGTCATTTCGGCATCGGTGCAGATGGGCTGATACGGCTGACAAAGCCGGAATATGTCAGTGACCTTTCGTCCGAGCAGATAGCGCTTTGCCGCCAAGACGGTGCGCAATGGTTCATGGACTATCGCAATGCCGACGGAACGCTGGCGGAGATGTGCGGCAACGGCACCCGGGTGACGACGCTGCTTGCCCAGCGTGCCGGCATTGCCGAGGCCCCAGGCGGGACTCCTTTCAGGCTGGGCACCCGGGCAGGGGCCAAAACGTTGCGCTCGCTGGGAGCGCTTGCACCGTATGGCGATGATGTGTTCCAAGTGAGCTTGGGCGCCGGAAGAATCGGGGACCTGGACACTTACCGGGTCACCATTGACGGCACGCCGGGCGAGGCCGTTGGAACCTACGTGGATATGGGCAATCCCCACGTTGTCTCCGTTCTGGAGGACGGCAAGGCCACGCTGCCTGCCGTTGAGGATTTGAACCTCGTCGTCAAGCCGACGGTCACTCCATCGATCAAGACCGACCAGAATGTCGAATTCGTACGAATCGATGCCTGCGACAAAGCTGCCGGTACGGGTCGTGCCACGATGCGTGTCAATGAGCGCGGATGCGGAGAGACGCTTTCCTGCGGTACGGGACTTGGCGCCACGTCGGTGACGTTGAGGGCGAAAACCGGGGTGAGCCATTGGGACATTTCCATCCGTGGAGGATTGGTGCATGTCGACGTCAGCGATGACGATGTGCTGCTTACCGGTGCCGCTGCAATCGTGGCGAAAGTGGAGCTGCTGTAA
- a CDS encoding vitamin K epoxide reductase family protein, which translates to MCLGAGIGLFASLMLAADTLKLARNPNKALGCDVNSVLSCSTVAESWQAEIIKFGGLSFPNAFFGICFYSVFVTVAVVGACNVKLPYWFSAAAWIGGVTAILYAYWLMTQSMFVIKALCPWCMTMMFATTVMFIGLTHATVTVQKIPRKRWRKGLNTYYRMRYDWMVDIVWIFAIIALIFVKEGAAIFA; encoded by the coding sequence ATGTGCCTGGGAGCGGGCATCGGCCTGTTCGCCTCGCTGATGCTGGCCGCGGATACCCTGAAGCTCGCCCGCAACCCGAACAAGGCGTTGGGCTGCGACGTGAACTCCGTGCTTTCCTGCTCCACCGTCGCAGAATCATGGCAGGCCGAAATCATCAAGTTCGGTGGCCTGAGCTTCCCGAATGCGTTCTTCGGCATCTGCTTCTATTCGGTGTTCGTCACCGTCGCCGTGGTCGGCGCCTGCAACGTCAAGCTCCCCTACTGGTTCTCGGCAGCTGCCTGGATCGGCGGGGTCACCGCGATTCTCTACGCATATTGGCTGATGACCCAGTCCATGTTCGTCATCAAGGCGCTCTGCCCTTGGTGCATGACCATGATGTTCGCCACGACAGTCATGTTCATAGGGTTGACCCACGCCACGGTAACCGTACAGAAAATACCACGGAAGCGCTGGCGTAAGGGACTGAACACCTACTATCGCATGCGTTATGACTGGATGGTCGACATCGTGTGGATCTTCGCCATCATCGCGCTTATCTTCGTCAAGGAAGGCGCGGCCATTTTCGCCTGA
- a CDS encoding PHP domain-containing protein, producing the protein MTSDEYNDCGPVSGWDLHCHTVFSDGTKTPAELIDLACTSGLHGVAITDHDTTAGWREAQQAAESQGFPLLRGSEITAQDGHVSVHMLAYQYDPENEGIVELFRSTRQARLERARRMVSRLSKDFPITWDDVTAQTKKGENTTVGRPHMADALVAAGFYRTRSEAFAGAISSSSKYYIPTPSPTALRVVQVVRLAGGVSVVAHPCDYSRNRVLLSDSQIRRLADAGLDGLEVWHRGNGDDGRRRLLKLADELDLLVTGGSDWHGAGKPNKLGENVTADDVVAQIVQRGAAGMVA; encoded by the coding sequence ATGACTAGCGACGAATATAACGATTGCGGTCCGGTTTCCGGCTGGGACCTTCATTGTCACACGGTATTTTCCGATGGTACCAAGACCCCTGCCGAACTTATCGACCTTGCATGCACAAGTGGGCTGCACGGTGTCGCAATCACTGACCATGATACCACTGCGGGTTGGCGTGAGGCTCAACAAGCCGCCGAAAGTCAAGGTTTCCCTTTGCTGCGTGGCAGCGAGATCACCGCGCAGGACGGACATGTCTCCGTTCATATGCTGGCCTATCAATACGATCCGGAGAACGAAGGCATCGTTGAGCTGTTCCGCTCGACGCGTCAGGCGCGTTTAGAACGAGCCAGGCGCATGGTCTCGCGTTTGTCAAAGGATTTTCCCATCACCTGGGATGATGTGACCGCTCAAACCAAAAAGGGTGAGAACACGACGGTGGGCAGGCCCCATATGGCCGATGCGTTGGTGGCGGCGGGGTTCTACCGCACGCGTTCCGAGGCATTCGCGGGAGCCATCTCGTCCTCCAGCAAATATTACATACCGACGCCTTCGCCCACGGCCTTGCGGGTCGTGCAGGTGGTGCGTCTGGCCGGGGGAGTGAGCGTTGTCGCCCATCCTTGCGATTACAGCCGCAACAGGGTCCTGCTTTCCGATTCCCAGATCAGGCGGTTGGCTGATGCCGGATTGGACGGGCTCGAGGTCTGGCATCGTGGAAACGGCGACGATGGGCGCCGGCGTCTGCTGAAACTTGCCGACGAGCTCGATCTGCTTGTCACGGGAGGCTCGGATTGGCATGGGGCGGGCAAGCCCAACAAGCTGGGGGAGAATGTGACGGCAGATGATGTGGTGGCTCAAATCGTGCAGCGCGGGGCCGCCGGCATGGTCGCCTAG
- a CDS encoding DUF3107 domain-containing protein yields the protein MDVEIGIQNVARPVNFTTDKSAEEVSEAISNAVSKGEPIDLVDDKDRHIMVPAGALGYAIVGSETKHAVGFGAL from the coding sequence ATGGATGTCGAAATCGGAATCCAAAACGTGGCACGTCCGGTCAATTTCACGACCGACAAAAGCGCCGAAGAAGTAAGCGAAGCCATCTCGAACGCCGTATCGAAGGGCGAGCCGATCGATCTGGTCGACGATAAAGACCGCCATATCATGGTGCCGGCCGGCGCTTTGGGCTATGCCATCGTCGGATCGGAAACCAAGCACGCCGTCGGCTTCGGAGCCCTCTAG
- a CDS encoding phosphotransferase, with translation MTLRSKFMLAALASAAMPETSMAGVCEHNRSDKADNDVGIEYAVVQDTAGRQYDVFVSSEPKGKRLLAGRAKAAGVLATSHEMSGLGFALDRALAFCTAGKGSRTGKNSVLVAPHVEGEARRLDLLTCQDAASVGTAIGAIHRQRTDFLTEAKYPAFTTGQIRTQLTGWIKRLQQAGHVPPAITSSWARIIDTEGLWSFSTTLTHGGFADGDFLFSDSTITAVSNWQDMQVNDPARDLAWMFAKLDEDHRNALMNAYGAMMGSRIDDLILLRANLWLQMQQVGDFIAALSRADNAKILQFKAQVEHLAHQLTVVANKAKGAATAASAVVSPKDNAPSSTNERRKSRRSLDVEEEESDKTGSAEVTKLVEASDKTADRPVHFSPSHSRPFDDEDDDRTDDRQKPSTQAKPLYPNMPNPSSSATMILTEAEKKPRALDDESKDPERQNSSATRGDDEKDRTGEAKVSWHIQYSQEDDAYSETAKRGKVNHDAPTALIPLLEQEQQALHDAQLGLEEAEEKAEKNRFSSRTDLKVQGNQNDGDQQAAETEIVDEPDDTARQDEEPSDDDAGDGDTSPSEKTDLDAHDSEDANDSHESDDSADADPAKPTDTDKR, from the coding sequence GTGACTTTACGAAGCAAGTTTATGCTGGCGGCCCTCGCCTCAGCCGCCATGCCCGAGACATCCATGGCCGGGGTGTGCGAGCACAACCGCAGCGACAAGGCCGACAATGATGTCGGCATCGAGTACGCCGTGGTGCAGGACACCGCCGGGCGGCAATACGACGTGTTCGTCTCCAGCGAACCAAAAGGCAAAAGGCTTCTTGCGGGACGCGCCAAAGCGGCTGGTGTGCTCGCCACATCCCATGAAATGAGCGGATTGGGCTTCGCGCTGGATCGTGCGCTGGCGTTCTGTACGGCCGGGAAAGGCAGCAGGACCGGCAAAAACTCGGTGCTGGTCGCACCACACGTCGAGGGGGAGGCACGTCGACTTGATTTGCTGACCTGTCAGGACGCGGCAAGCGTCGGCACCGCCATCGGAGCCATCCACCGCCAACGCACCGATTTTCTCACCGAGGCGAAATACCCGGCGTTCACCACCGGGCAGATTCGCACCCAGTTGACCGGTTGGATCAAACGACTGCAACAGGCCGGTCACGTGCCACCTGCCATCACCTCCAGCTGGGCCAGGATCATCGACACCGAAGGCCTCTGGTCGTTCTCCACCACCCTGACCCACGGAGGGTTTGCGGACGGCGATTTCCTCTTCTCCGATTCCACCATCACCGCAGTGAGCAACTGGCAAGACATGCAAGTCAACGATCCTGCACGAGACCTGGCTTGGATGTTCGCAAAATTGGATGAAGATCATCGCAATGCGTTAATGAACGCCTATGGCGCGATGATGGGCTCACGAATCGACGACCTCATCCTCCTTCGCGCCAACCTTTGGCTGCAGATGCAACAGGTCGGCGATTTCATCGCGGCGCTTTCCCGTGCGGACAATGCCAAGATCCTGCAGTTCAAGGCGCAGGTCGAGCATCTTGCGCATCAGCTGACCGTGGTCGCCAACAAGGCCAAAGGCGCCGCCACCGCAGCCTCGGCCGTAGTATCGCCGAAAGACAACGCTCCCTCTTCAACCAACGAACGCAGAAAGTCACGGCGCTCTCTAGACGTCGAAGAGGAGGAAAGCGACAAGACCGGTTCCGCCGAAGTCACCAAACTCGTCGAGGCCAGCGACAAGACTGCCGACCGTCCGGTGCATTTCAGCCCCTCACATTCCCGTCCTTTCGACGACGAGGATGACGATCGTACCGACGATCGGCAGAAACCGTCCACGCAGGCCAAGCCCCTCTACCCCAACATGCCGAATCCCTCGTCATCGGCCACAATGATATTGACCGAGGCCGAAAAGAAACCCCGTGCCCTCGACGATGAGAGCAAAGACCCTGAACGCCAAAACAGCAGCGCAACGCGGGGCGATGACGAGAAAGACCGAACCGGGGAAGCCAAAGTCTCATGGCATATCCAGTACTCGCAAGAGGATGACGCATACAGCGAGACGGCAAAGAGAGGCAAAGTCAATCACGACGCTCCCACCGCCCTGATCCCTTTGCTCGAACAGGAACAGCAGGCCTTGCACGACGCTCAGCTGGGACTTGAGGAAGCCGAGGAAAAGGCCGAGAAGAACCGCTTTTCATCAAGAACCGACCTCAAGGTCCAAGGCAATCAGAACGATGGCGACCAGCAGGCGGCTGAAACCGAAATCGTCGACGAACCGGATGACACGGCCCGACAGGACGAGGAACCCTCGGATGATGACGCAGGCGATGGCGACACCTCGCCATCCGAGAAAACCGATCTCGATGCCCACGATTCCGAAGACGCGAACGATTCACACGAATCCGATGATTCCGCAGATGCCGACCCCGCCAAGCCAACAGACACCGACAAACGATAA
- a CDS encoding ATP-dependent helicase: protein MADMNTSDARTLLQGLDDAQREAATALDGPVRIIAGAGAGKTRTVTRRIAYACAKGEWDASRSLAVTFSVKAADEMKQRLASLGVGGKVRAATFHSAALHQLRKVWYDVSAAPFPHVVEDTREIIARALRRATGSDQYDDIARRNLLAEINWAKVSLIAPEDYGRVCAATHRLPPAGLDPQRFADVYTCYEQEKTSRGEMDFNDILLLACHVLEAFEEPAASIRQSVGWLTVDEYQDVSPLQHRLMDLWLGDNRNVCVVGDPAQTIYSFAGASSHDLLNFAGEFGELNADINLNTDYRSTPQVVSMANRVLSAAPDRDQYLRLVSARGKDEGMRVVKTVYESDVEEAQGVAGRIAQFIAAGAKPSQCAVLTRLNAQQQVVCKALKERGIAYRTRHDVGVSGTVLQDDNESRREAMEILASRREPGVMISSIHAAKGLEFKHVFIIGCSEGLLPYGSPAPGDALEEERRLFYVAVTRAEDSLHLSYARSKDGASTFSRAPSRFW, encoded by the coding sequence ATGGCAGATATGAACACCAGTGATGCACGGACCTTGCTTCAAGGGCTAGACGACGCCCAACGTGAGGCCGCCACGGCCCTTGACGGACCGGTGCGTATCATCGCCGGCGCCGGTGCAGGCAAGACGCGCACCGTCACCCGGCGCATCGCCTATGCCTGCGCCAAAGGCGAGTGGGACGCGAGCCGGTCGCTTGCGGTGACGTTTTCGGTGAAGGCCGCCGATGAGATGAAGCAGCGACTGGCATCGCTTGGTGTGGGGGGAAAGGTCAGGGCGGCCACCTTCCATTCCGCCGCCCTGCACCAGCTGCGTAAGGTCTGGTATGACGTAAGCGCCGCCCCCTTCCCGCACGTCGTTGAGGACACCCGGGAAATCATCGCACGGGCGCTGAGACGGGCCACCGGATCCGACCAATACGACGACATAGCCAGACGTAATCTGCTTGCCGAAATCAACTGGGCCAAAGTCTCGCTGATCGCTCCGGAGGATTACGGGAGGGTGTGCGCAGCCACGCACAGGTTGCCTCCCGCCGGACTTGACCCGCAACGTTTCGCTGACGTCTACACCTGCTACGAGCAGGAAAAGACCTCGCGTGGCGAAATGGATTTCAACGACATCCTTTTGCTGGCCTGCCATGTCCTCGAGGCGTTCGAGGAGCCGGCCGCGTCGATTCGGCAATCTGTCGGCTGGCTTACCGTCGACGAGTACCAGGATGTCTCGCCTCTGCAGCACCGCCTGATGGATCTTTGGCTGGGAGACAACCGCAACGTGTGCGTGGTCGGGGATCCTGCCCAGACGATTTATTCCTTCGCCGGTGCCTCGAGCCACGACCTGCTCAATTTCGCGGGGGAATTCGGAGAGCTCAACGCCGATATCAATCTCAATACCGATTACCGTTCCACGCCCCAGGTGGTCTCGATGGCCAATCGTGTCCTTTCCGCCGCGCCCGACCGCGACCAATATCTGCGTCTGGTTTCCGCTCGGGGCAAAGACGAGGGCATGCGTGTGGTCAAAACCGTCTACGAAAGCGACGTCGAGGAGGCGCAGGGTGTGGCTGGCCGCATTGCGCAGTTCATCGCTGCCGGCGCCAAACCGTCACAATGCGCGGTGCTCACGCGGCTCAACGCCCAGCAGCAGGTGGTCTGCAAGGCCCTGAAGGAGCGGGGAATCGCTTACCGGACCCGTCACGACGTCGGGGTATCGGGCACGGTCCTTCAAGACGATAACGAAAGCCGACGCGAGGCCATGGAGATTCTCGCCAGCAGACGTGAGCCGGGGGTCATGATCTCTTCGATTCATGCGGCAAAGGGCTTGGAGTTCAAGCATGTGTTCATCATCGGATGTTCGGAAGGCCTGCTGCCGTATGGCTCTCCGGCTCCCGGCGACGCCTTGGAGGAGGAACGTCGCCTCTTCTATGTGGCCGTGACCCGAGCCGAGGACTCCCTGCATCTTTCTTACGCGCGCAGCAAGGATGGCGCCTCGACCTTCTCACGCGCTCCGAGCCGCTTCTGGTGA
- a CDS encoding zinc-dependent metalloprotease, producing MDENAIHQWLIDCFGQIQGDMAFQQLSALPDAVKDQLLGQDPTKLPKPAEVKALMNAFTTSGLNTVGDMQQSAEQGPVNVKLATSLALAIANDEGSEQTVTASEGEAVRKAMSEANLWLDTASDIDPAPGDPQVFTRADWVNATVDSWAKFASPVEQSMSDALSSVVSERFGDAFGDGEIAGVFAGPIPVPIPDNMKDPANLIKILGNTAFSTQLGHAAGQLSHEVRGSFDQGIALQKNPAGALIAQNAIEYAKTLEIDQAEVLAFLALEEVAHARLFAHVPWLMPRFEALIGKYARGISIDLDAMEEQLRDATSMDPDSISGAVDLTKVGIADTPEQKEALESLETLLALVEGWVDAVTWKAGVAHIPHIDQLREMVRRERAVGGPAERTFESLLGMELRPKRMREAADIWEKIGAQEGDKARDEKWSHPDLLPKLPEIESESTPKAETSSSDITTNPDASITTFAADGSDTTDSKHGIDWDAELEKLLEAQGDDDDKNDSNDVQDEKASDGTDLSGTSASKPEDSRETGDNDESDGNSQTGNDGNEDE from the coding sequence ATGGACGAAAACGCGATACACCAATGGTTGATCGACTGCTTCGGTCAGATACAGGGCGATATGGCCTTCCAGCAGCTGAGTGCTCTGCCCGACGCGGTCAAAGACCAGCTCCTCGGCCAGGATCCGACCAAGCTGCCCAAGCCCGCCGAGGTGAAGGCGCTGATGAACGCGTTCACCACCAGCGGCCTCAACACGGTCGGCGACATGCAGCAAAGCGCCGAGCAGGGACCCGTCAACGTGAAGCTGGCGACCTCCCTGGCCCTGGCCATCGCCAACGACGAAGGCAGCGAGCAAACCGTCACGGCAAGTGAGGGCGAAGCCGTGCGAAAGGCGATGAGCGAGGCGAACCTTTGGCTCGACACTGCCAGCGACATCGACCCGGCTCCGGGCGACCCACAGGTGTTCACCCGCGCCGATTGGGTCAACGCGACGGTCGATTCGTGGGCAAAATTCGCCAGCCCGGTCGAGCAATCCATGAGCGACGCGCTTTCCAGCGTCGTCTCGGAACGCTTCGGCGATGCCTTCGGTGACGGCGAGATAGCCGGTGTCTTCGCCGGACCGATTCCCGTTCCGATTCCCGACAACATGAAGGATCCGGCCAATCTCATCAAGATTCTCGGCAACACGGCTTTCTCCACGCAACTCGGGCACGCGGCAGGCCAGCTTTCGCATGAAGTGCGCGGCAGCTTCGATCAAGGCATCGCTCTGCAGAAGAACCCTGCCGGGGCACTGATCGCGCAGAACGCCATCGAATACGCCAAGACGCTGGAAATCGATCAGGCCGAAGTGCTGGCGTTCCTGGCGCTCGAGGAAGTGGCGCACGCCCGTCTCTTCGCCCATGTGCCGTGGCTCATGCCCCGCTTCGAGGCACTGATCGGCAAGTACGCCCGCGGCATCAGCATCGATCTGGACGCCATGGAAGAGCAGTTGCGCGACGCGACCTCGATGGATCCCGATTCGATTTCCGGGGCCGTGGATCTGACGAAGGTCGGCATCGCCGATACCCCGGAGCAGAAAGAGGCGCTCGAAAGCCTTGAAACGCTGCTGGCCCTGGTCGAAGGTTGGGTCGACGCGGTGACGTGGAAGGCCGGCGTGGCCCATATCCCGCATATCGACCAGTTGCGTGAGATGGTGCGCCGCGAACGTGCGGTCGGCGGACCGGCGGAACGCACGTTTGAAAGCCTGCTCGGCATGGAACTACGGCCCAAGCGTATGCGCGAGGCGGCCGACATCTGGGAGAAAATCGGCGCTCAAGAGGGCGACAAGGCCCGTGACGAGAAATGGTCGCATCCCGATCTGTTGCCAAAGTTGCCGGAAATCGAGAGCGAGAGCACACCCAAAGCGGAAACGTCATCATCCGACATCACCACGAATCCGGACGCGAGCATCACCACCTTCGCTGCTGACGGCAGCGATACCACCGATTCCAAGCACGGCATCGACTGGGACGCCGAACTCGAGAAATTGCTCGAAGCCCAAGGCGATGACGATGACAAAAACGACAGCAACGACGTCCAAGACGAAAAGGCCAGTGACGGCACAGACCTTTCGGGCACCTCTGCTTCAAAACCAGAGGACTCTCGGGAAACCGGTGACAACGACGAATCCGATGGCAACAGCCAGACGGGAAACGACGGCAACGAAGACGAGTAA